Proteins from one Drosophila gunungcola strain Sukarami chromosome 3R, Dgunungcola_SK_2, whole genome shotgun sequence genomic window:
- the LOC128252171 gene encoding glutathione S-transferase D7 isoform X2 gives MSPPVLYYLPPSPPCRSILLLAKMLDLDFELKIVNILEGEQLKPDFVAMNPQHCVPTMNDEGLVLWESRAILSYLVAAYGKSDELYPTDIRVRALVDQRLHFDLGTLYMRLTDYYFPTMFIGAPLDEGKRAKLSEAVGWLNTILEGRQYAAADHFTIADLTLLVTVSQLEAFEFELRPYKHIRQWLDRCKDHMAPFDYEELNANKANLLADMFKAKMNQSTGT, from the exons ATGTCACCGCCCGTGCTGTACTACCTGCCGCCCAGCCCGCCCTGCCGCAGCATCCTCCTGCTGGCCAAGATGCTCGACCTTGACTTCGAGCTGAAGATCGTCAACATTCTGGAGGGGGAGCAGCTGAAGCCCGACTTCGTGGCCATGAACCCGCAGCACTGTGTGCCGACCATGAACGACGAGGGTCTGGTGCTGTGGGAAAG TCGAGCGATCCTCTCCTACCTGGTGGCAGCCTACGGCAAGAGTGACGAACTATATCCCACTGATATCCGTGTGAGGGCCTTGGTGGATCAGCGACTCCACTTCGATCTGGGCACCCTCTACATGCGACTCACGGACTACTAT TTCCCCACTATGTTTATTGGAGCCCCTTTGGACGAAGGCAAGCGCGCCAAACTGTCGGAGGCTGTGGGCTGGCTGAACACGATCTTGGAGGGAAGACAATATGCAGCCGCAGATCACTTTACCATCGCGGATCTCACACTTTTGGTGACCGTTTCCCAGCTGGAGGCCTTCGAGTTCGAACTGCGACCCTATAAACATATCCGGCAGTGGCTCGATCGCTGCAAGGATCACATGGCACCGTTTGACTACGAGGAGCTGAATGCCAACAAGGCCAATCTGCTGGCCGACATGTTCAAGGCCAAGATGAACCAATCCACCGGCACCTAG
- the LOC128252171 gene encoding glutathione S-transferase D7 isoform X1, whose product MSDTKRIVTEFVYCLLLRGGKMSPPVLYYLPPSPPCRSILLLAKMLDLDFELKIVNILEGEQLKPDFVAMNPQHCVPTMNDEGLVLWESRAILSYLVAAYGKSDELYPTDIRVRALVDQRLHFDLGTLYMRLTDYYFPTMFIGAPLDEGKRAKLSEAVGWLNTILEGRQYAAADHFTIADLTLLVTVSQLEAFEFELRPYKHIRQWLDRCKDHMAPFDYEELNANKANLLADMFKAKMNQSTGT is encoded by the exons ATGAGCGACACGAAGCGTATTGTAACCGAATTCGTTTATTGCCTGCTCCTCAGAGGTGGCAAGATGTCACCGCCCGTGCTGTACTACCTGCCGCCCAGCCCGCCCTGCCGCAGCATCCTCCTGCTGGCCAAGATGCTCGACCTTGACTTCGAGCTGAAGATCGTCAACATTCTGGAGGGGGAGCAGCTGAAGCCCGACTTCGTGGCCATGAACCCGCAGCACTGTGTGCCGACCATGAACGACGAGGGTCTGGTGCTGTGGGAAAG TCGAGCGATCCTCTCCTACCTGGTGGCAGCCTACGGCAAGAGTGACGAACTATATCCCACTGATATCCGTGTGAGGGCCTTGGTGGATCAGCGACTCCACTTCGATCTGGGCACCCTCTACATGCGACTCACGGACTACTAT TTCCCCACTATGTTTATTGGAGCCCCTTTGGACGAAGGCAAGCGCGCCAAACTGTCGGAGGCTGTGGGCTGGCTGAACACGATCTTGGAGGGAAGACAATATGCAGCCGCAGATCACTTTACCATCGCGGATCTCACACTTTTGGTGACCGTTTCCCAGCTGGAGGCCTTCGAGTTCGAACTGCGACCCTATAAACATATCCGGCAGTGGCTCGATCGCTGCAAGGATCACATGGCACCGTTTGACTACGAGGAGCTGAATGCCAACAAGGCCAATCTGCTGGCCGACATGTTCAAGGCCAAGATGAACCAATCCACCGGCACCTAG